The following are from one region of the Terriglobales bacterium genome:
- a CDS encoding GMC family oxidoreductase, whose protein sequence is MRPENRAFDFDFIVIGSGFGGSVASYRLVQKGYRVGVMEMGRRWRPEDFPPTSWWLHRWFWRPKLALRGFFNMRFFRHVTILHGCAVGGGSITYAATLLRPPDKIWDMGSWAELADWKAEMPAHYDTATRMLGVRENHILGPADNLLSRVAEATGIGHTYYRTSVAIFEPAKGETGGETFPDPFFGGEGPPRTTCIACGGCMMGCPHGAKNSLDMNYLYLAEKQGAQVFPETRVVDVRPLAGTRDGSQGYEVRAVRSTAWVSLTKKRFTCRGVVFAASSLGTMELLFHLKEKGSLPAISGQLGQRVRTNSESLIGVRIPGCSEDLSKGVAIGSGVYIDEHTHIEAVRYPSGSDAMSLLATILTGGRPGPLRVALWMRNVAASLLRHPLKTLRLFWPHGWARECIILLCMQALEGHISMRWERPWFWPFRKFLVSYGKKVPTFIPQANQFAEQFARLTGGTAMSMLPEVLFNVPSTAHCIGGCAIADSRQTGVVDRQHRVFGYRNMYVCDGSVIAANLGVNPSLTITALAERAISFIPPASETIWNDAAEEEFGSSAKIDEVAKAPRIVESET, encoded by the coding sequence ATGAGGCCGGAGAATCGCGCATTCGATTTCGATTTCATCGTAATTGGCTCCGGCTTCGGAGGCAGTGTCGCCAGCTACCGCCTGGTGCAGAAGGGCTACCGCGTCGGGGTGATGGAAATGGGGCGGCGTTGGCGACCCGAGGACTTCCCGCCGACAAGCTGGTGGTTGCATCGCTGGTTCTGGCGGCCGAAGCTGGCGTTGCGCGGATTTTTCAACATGCGTTTCTTTCGTCACGTGACCATCCTGCATGGCTGCGCGGTGGGCGGGGGCTCGATCACCTATGCTGCTACGTTGCTGCGGCCTCCCGACAAGATCTGGGACATGGGATCGTGGGCGGAACTGGCCGACTGGAAAGCTGAAATGCCGGCTCACTATGACACGGCCACGCGCATGCTAGGAGTGAGAGAGAATCACATTCTAGGGCCGGCTGACAACCTGTTGAGCCGAGTGGCAGAGGCCACCGGCATTGGTCACACTTACTATCGAACCAGCGTGGCTATCTTCGAACCTGCGAAGGGAGAGACAGGAGGGGAGACCTTTCCCGATCCCTTTTTCGGAGGAGAGGGCCCGCCGCGAACTACGTGCATTGCTTGCGGGGGATGCATGATGGGCTGTCCGCATGGCGCCAAGAACAGCCTCGATATGAATTATCTGTACCTGGCCGAGAAGCAGGGGGCCCAGGTGTTCCCGGAAACCAGGGTAGTGGATGTGCGGCCGCTCGCGGGAACTCGGGACGGAAGCCAGGGATATGAAGTGCGCGCGGTCCGCTCGACTGCGTGGGTATCTCTGACAAAGAAAAGGTTCACATGCCGGGGCGTGGTATTTGCGGCATCGTCATTGGGGACGATGGAGTTGCTGTTCCACTTGAAAGAGAAAGGGTCGCTGCCCGCGATCAGCGGTCAATTGGGCCAGCGTGTCCGGACGAACTCCGAATCATTGATTGGGGTGCGGATACCGGGATGCAGCGAGGATTTGTCGAAGGGCGTGGCGATCGGGTCAGGAGTTTACATTGACGAGCACACCCATATAGAAGCGGTGCGCTACCCGAGCGGTTCGGACGCGATGAGCCTGCTGGCGACCATCCTTACCGGCGGGCGCCCGGGACCACTGCGGGTCGCGCTATGGATGAGGAATGTGGCCGCGTCGCTCCTGCGGCATCCCCTCAAAACCTTAAGGTTGTTTTGGCCCCACGGTTGGGCCAGAGAGTGCATCATCCTGCTCTGCATGCAAGCCCTGGAGGGACACATAAGTATGCGCTGGGAACGGCCATGGTTTTGGCCATTCCGAAAGTTTCTGGTTAGCTATGGCAAGAAGGTGCCTACGTTCATACCGCAGGCCAACCAATTTGCCGAGCAGTTCGCGCGGCTGACCGGAGGGACAGCCATGAGCATGTTGCCAGAGGTGCTGTTCAATGTGCCCAGCACCGCGCATTGTATCGGAGGTTGCGCGATCGCGGACTCGCGCCAGACCGGTGTGGTTGACCGTCAGCATCGTGTGTTCGGATATCGCAATATGTATGTGTGCGATGGTTCGGTGATTGCGGCGAATCTGGGTGTGAATCCGAGCCTCACGATTACGGCTTTGGCGGAAAGAGCCATAAGCTTTATTCCTCCCGCGTCAGAGACGATATGGAATGATGCTGCAGAAGAGGAGTTCGGATCGAGTGCGAAGATCGACGAAGTTGCTAAAGCACCTAGGATAGTGGAGAGCGAGACATGA
- a CDS encoding polyhydroxyalkanoate synthesis regulator DNA-binding domain-containing protein, translated as MKTSAIVIRKYGNRRLYDTSTSRYINLDDIAALVRNGKEVQVIDAKTGEDLTRLTLTQIISEDVKNQPSGLPLELLRQLIVATDQVGREFVMWYLKSAFSAYQKVQGALDSGLSEMRSAALSPLETVKNFLQGRTSEPPAASELQLLHARIAELESRLQKPREKPRARSRRRKKR; from the coding sequence GTGAAAACATCCGCTATTGTCATCCGCAAGTATGGAAACCGCAGACTCTACGACACATCCACCAGCCGCTACATCAATCTTGACGACATTGCAGCCTTGGTCCGAAATGGGAAAGAAGTCCAAGTCATCGACGCCAAGACCGGCGAAGATCTCACCCGCCTGACCTTGACCCAAATCATCTCCGAAGACGTCAAGAACCAACCCTCCGGCCTGCCCCTGGAACTCTTGCGTCAATTGATCGTTGCCACCGACCAGGTGGGACGGGAATTCGTGATGTGGTACTTGAAATCTGCTTTCAGCGCTTATCAAAAAGTGCAAGGTGCTCTGGACAGCGGCTTATCAGAAATGCGTTCCGCCGCCTTGTCTCCGCTGGAGACGGTCAAGAACTTCCTTCAGGGGCGAACCTCGGAACCGCCGGCTGCGAGCGAATTGCAACTGCTCCATGCCCGAATAGCCGAGTTAGAAAGCCGTCTGCAGAAGCCAAGAGAGAAGCCACGAGCCAGGTCCAGACGGCGCAAGAAGCGTTAA
- a CDS encoding alpha/beta fold hydrolase: MPIWKEALFGAELLLLHASPVFYGMGIPRGDNSGVVVIPGFLGTDLYLTHLSSWLGRIGYRSYVSGIGLNAECPNLLIKYRLTATVEKALKQTRRKVHLIGHSLGGVMARSLAAQRPEDIASVITLAAPFRGAVMHQSISRAASAVRQHIIDVHGRDVLPDCYTSRCTCDFVNSARCEMSDGVMHTAIYTRDDGIVDWRCCRTGDKKNDFEVSGTHIGLVFNPAVYSIVADRLNQAAVDGDREASS, from the coding sequence ATGCCAATCTGGAAGGAAGCGCTGTTTGGCGCCGAGCTCCTGCTGCTGCACGCTTCCCCGGTGTTTTATGGCATGGGTATTCCGCGAGGCGATAATTCCGGGGTGGTGGTAATCCCCGGCTTTCTGGGCACCGATCTTTATCTTACGCATCTCAGCTCCTGGTTAGGGCGAATCGGTTACCGCTCCTATGTCTCGGGTATCGGGCTGAATGCCGAGTGCCCCAACCTGCTGATCAAATACCGTTTGACGGCAACCGTCGAGAAGGCCCTCAAGCAGACACGGCGCAAGGTGCACCTGATTGGGCACAGCCTGGGCGGGGTAATGGCCCGTTCGCTGGCCGCACAGAGACCGGAAGATATCGCCTCGGTGATAACCCTGGCCGCACCTTTCCGCGGGGCGGTGATGCACCAGAGCATCAGCCGAGCGGCGTCTGCGGTTCGCCAGCATATTATCGATGTGCATGGGCGTGACGTTTTACCCGACTGCTACACCTCCCGCTGCACCTGCGACTTCGTCAACTCCGCGCGATGCGAGATGAGTGATGGGGTGATGCATACTGCCATTTACACCCGCGACGATGGGATTGTGGATTGGCGTTGTTGCCGCACGGGCGACAAGAAAAACGATTTCGAAGTATCCGGCACCCACATTGGGCTGGTTTTCAATCCTGCGGTGTATAGCATCGTTGCCGACCGGCTCAACCAAGCAGCGGTTGACGGCGACCGCGAGGCTTCCAGCTAG
- a CDS encoding AarF/UbiB family protein — MTSIPSDLDKLRPEQLRQALAGLLPAGATREQRISTITAALASPMGRALRNEMGAWIADHLVPVDQLVPQAYVAWRPPVRDAMMFVVRHLSDDRLAPKLLEQLELPASTRAEKRLLLLIAKVPGLQKLGQVIARNRHLRPALRKALSELENGIHDVNFAGVSTLIHQQLGSALEKYAVKIEPAILSEASVSAVVRFTWRNPASGDRERGVFKVLKPHIPAYFREDMELLHQLALFFGGRHHEYGPAVRLIPDTFKKVRRLLQHEVNFPREQKTLLEAWEQYRQVRSVRVPRVIRPLCTATITAISEETGSKITDAVVHMPAWRRGLVADQLIEALVVVPLFAAGERSLFHADPHAGNLLYDSHSGELILIDWALREKLTRSQRRYLALLFLMVALRDPVGASHAIATLAERRIPPRSRQGRMIHDRASRFLDQVPLKRLPSAVDAMQLLEEVAMHGVRFPSALIMLSKVMFTLDGILQDIGGSSSTLGLVVAQHIARRWLSNRKLFASPLTTADWITVQCSALLYGSRLWLKSEKNLLDRFLPVAPPNGNLPQRAPS, encoded by the coding sequence GTGACTTCTATTCCATCCGACCTGGATAAGCTGCGGCCGGAGCAACTGCGCCAGGCCCTCGCGGGCCTGTTGCCCGCGGGCGCGACGCGGGAGCAGCGCATCTCCACTATTACCGCCGCTTTGGCAAGCCCCATGGGCCGGGCACTGCGTAACGAGATGGGAGCATGGATAGCCGACCACCTGGTTCCAGTCGACCAACTCGTGCCACAGGCATATGTGGCCTGGCGCCCACCGGTGCGGGATGCCATGATGTTTGTAGTCCGCCACCTTTCGGATGACCGTCTCGCCCCCAAGCTCCTGGAACAACTTGAACTGCCGGCCAGCACTCGGGCCGAAAAACGTCTGCTGCTGCTGATTGCGAAGGTGCCAGGCCTGCAAAAACTCGGCCAGGTAATAGCGCGGAACCGCCATCTCCGTCCCGCTCTGCGCAAGGCGCTCTCAGAGCTTGAAAATGGCATTCATGACGTGAATTTCGCCGGGGTGTCGACCCTGATTCACCAGCAACTGGGCTCCGCGCTCGAGAAGTATGCGGTGAAGATCGAGCCTGCCATCCTCTCGGAAGCCAGTGTTAGCGCGGTCGTCCGCTTTACCTGGCGCAATCCCGCAAGCGGGGACCGCGAGCGCGGTGTATTCAAAGTTTTGAAACCACATATTCCGGCTTACTTCCGCGAGGATATGGAGTTGTTGCACCAGCTTGCCCTGTTCTTTGGCGGCAGACACCACGAGTACGGGCCGGCGGTGCGCTTGATTCCCGATACCTTCAAAAAAGTCCGGCGCCTTCTTCAGCACGAAGTGAATTTTCCCCGCGAGCAAAAAACCCTGCTGGAAGCCTGGGAGCAGTACCGGCAAGTTCGCAGTGTCCGCGTTCCGCGCGTGATCCGCCCCTTGTGCACTGCCACCATCACTGCGATTTCCGAAGAAACCGGATCAAAGATCACTGACGCCGTGGTGCACATGCCGGCATGGCGTCGGGGCCTGGTCGCCGACCAGCTCATCGAGGCTCTGGTCGTAGTACCGCTCTTCGCCGCTGGCGAGCGATCCCTCTTTCACGCCGATCCTCACGCCGGCAATCTGCTCTACGACAGCCATTCGGGGGAATTAATCCTTATCGATTGGGCTCTGCGGGAAAAATTGACCCGCAGCCAGCGCCGTTACCTGGCGCTGCTGTTTCTGATGGTTGCCCTGCGCGATCCGGTCGGCGCTTCCCATGCCATCGCCACTTTGGCGGAAAGGCGAATCCCTCCTCGTTCCCGCCAGGGACGTATGATCCATGACCGCGCCAGCCGTTTTCTCGACCAGGTGCCCCTGAAACGTCTGCCCAGCGCCGTCGATGCTATGCAACTTCTGGAAGAGGTTGCGATGCACGGCGTGCGTTTTCCTTCGGCCTTGATCATGCTGTCGAAGGTGATGTTCACCCTGGATGGGATTCTGCAGGATATCGGTGGTTCCAGCTCCACCTTGGGACTGGTTGTGGCCCAGCATATTGCGCGCCGCTGGCTGAGCAACCGCAAGCTGTTCGCTTCCCCGCTCACTACCGCCGACTGGATCACAGTCCAGTGCAGTGCCTTACTCTATGGAAGCCGTCTCTGGCTCAAAAGCGAAAAAAATCTGCTGGATCGGTTCCTACCCGTGGCACCCCCGAATGGCAACCTGCCACAGCGTGCGCCATCTTGA